From Moraxella sp. K1664, one genomic window encodes:
- a CDS encoding DUF4230 domain-containing protein: MSISTPKSKKANKFTLFCIVAVMAMIAFLAVFWTLKLTEEPAVSAISRDGVVTEIQKMARLNTVAFGVDTVITAQKEGNWYKLWQDEQKGLFVARGRVLAGVDLGKITADNVQVTFDPQTDPKVAPHANITVILPPSQVFEVFLDDIQVYDWKTGLFGVVDNDPEILNQAQTSAKAEVLKKACQGDIMTLATDNATEQIKGLFALTGATVVVNGDVGACRI, encoded by the coding sequence ATGAGCATATCAACCCCAAAATCCAAAAAAGCCAATAAATTCACCCTATTTTGTATCGTGGCGGTCATGGCAATGATTGCATTTTTGGCAGTTTTTTGGACGTTAAAATTGACCGAAGAGCCTGCCGTATCCGCCATTAGCCGAGACGGTGTTGTTACCGAAATCCAAAAAATGGCTCGCCTAAATACCGTTGCTTTTGGCGTGGACACGGTCATCACTGCCCAAAAAGAAGGCAATTGGTACAAGCTATGGCAGGACGAACAAAAGGGGCTGTTTGTTGCTCGTGGGCGGGTTTTGGCAGGCGTGGATTTGGGTAAAATCACGGCGGACAACGTGCAAGTTACCTTTGACCCCCAGACCGACCCAAAAGTCGCCCCACACGCCAACATCACGGTAATACTCCCGCCATCGCAGGTGTTTGAGGTGTTCCTTGATGACATACAGGTCTATGACTGGAAAACAGGGCTGTTTGGCGTGGTGGATAACGACCCTGAGATTTTAAATCAAGCCCAAACATCCGCCAAAGCCGAAGTACTAAAAAAAGCGTGCCAAGGCGACATCATGACCCTTGCCACCGATAACGCCACCGAACAAATCAAGGGCTTATTTGCCTTGACAGGGGCGACTGTGGTGGTCAATGGCGATGTGGGGGCGTGTCGAATTTAA
- a CDS encoding galactose ABC transporter substrate-binding protein codes for MKLTYLWLLVSAVLLGACSNSMNQVQMSNYPQSTVGLTISNTQNSFFKAFYEAYEVEVKNQPSVTAFLNNANDNQDVQNQQIEEMISQGAKALVINLADVNQGGAIIGKYCNQVALVFFNRNPGDKALAKCQNAYFVDGDATQAGVLQGLKVLELWKENPDWDKNKDGKIQFAMLEGLVGHAGAQARTKWAISTMESYPELGIPVESVFHEHAMFNKEIAKETVSRWALSPAFGRVEIILANNDAMALGASGALSERQINLPIFGIDATSEALDAIKADRMTATVLNDATNQAKVALRLASNLAADVSPLNGIDYRMEYRVIQVPYQEVQ; via the coding sequence ATGAAGTTAACTTATTTGTGGTTACTAGTAAGTGCAGTCTTGTTGGGGGCTTGCTCAAATTCAATGAATCAGGTGCAGATGAGCAATTATCCGCAATCAACCGTGGGTCTGACAATCAGCAATACTCAAAACTCTTTCTTTAAAGCTTTTTATGAGGCTTATGAAGTAGAGGTAAAAAACCAGCCTTCAGTGACAGCATTTTTGAATAACGCCAATGACAATCAAGATGTGCAAAATCAGCAGATTGAAGAAATGATTAGTCAAGGTGCAAAAGCGTTAGTGATAAATTTGGCTGATGTCAATCAAGGCGGAGCTATTATTGGCAAGTATTGTAATCAAGTGGCATTGGTTTTCTTTAACCGCAATCCAGGGGATAAGGCACTTGCCAAATGCCAGAATGCCTACTTTGTGGATGGTGATGCCACGCAGGCAGGTGTTTTGCAAGGATTGAAAGTACTTGAGTTGTGGAAAGAAAATCCTGATTGGGATAAAAATAAAGATGGCAAGATTCAGTTTGCTATGTTGGAGGGTTTGGTTGGGCATGCAGGAGCTCAGGCTCGCACCAAGTGGGCAATCAGCACCATGGAAAGTTATCCCGAACTAGGCATTCCAGTTGAATCTGTGTTTCATGAACACGCCATGTTTAACAAAGAAATAGCTAAGGAAACCGTTTCTCGGTGGGCGTTAAGTCCTGCTTTTGGGCGTGTGGAGATAATATTGGCAAATAATGATGCTATGGCATTGGGGGCTTCTGGAGCCTTGTCAGAAAGGCAGATAAATCTACCTATTTTTGGCATTGATGCAACAAGCGAGGCTTTGGATGCTATTAAGGCGGATCGCATGACAGCAACCGTGCTCAATGACGCAACAAATCAGGCAAAGGTGGCATTACGGTTGGCATCGAATCTAGCAGCAGATGTGAGTCCTTTAAATGGCATTGATTATCGCATGGAATATAGGGTAATCCAAGTGCCTTACCAAGAAGTTCAGTAG
- a CDS encoding ATP-binding protein, translating into MSQDTILASQKLGVAKYRSLVLLSVAFFALVIILSGYTFFMSQRIADATKELELSAQQTVLVQRLARNLLDLNLHLQTAQAQSVAQQDQQLSVVQDNIPVELLSQTAIYQLDALKAETQEFTQVLTALKSGGTVTDALGQEVTVKAIDSAYLQKVLTDIEVIWTPYLGLLDSFAKESKNGVIAKQTSDYLVDYTRLYSSALQAETADFTSYRNGLIQNSANQLKMVQIGGISLAFLLFLAIIFGSLRQLLQADEKLAIAQRQTTNILGTVQEGLFLIDKNFVISDAHSKNLEVILGRKDIAGITLTDLLQGMVGRDDVEAAKLFVEQLYNPWVVSDLIGDLNPLRQIKVNVTNEQGDTVVKYLSFSFLRVQESENDEVEEIFVSVVDVTDSVLLEKTLESEKAQHDRQIEMIGHILNVDINVLNQFINNTYERVSEMNEILRVEGQLHNKAQALFRKMHSLKGEASAIKMGSFVRLAEQGEENLAFIRNQSTVSGQDFLGFTVILNEILDLNQFVEKLLQRISSVAKEIAPEPVTTSNDVVVQEDVAKPFSSSERERLHEYFSDYADQIAERQGKKVKVNLTGFEDIHMTEKLKKFCQDVGIQLLKNAIVHGIETPDVRVQAGKSDVGKITLMLLKYGNQLRMSMIDDGAGVDLQKLRQKAVEMNLMSAEQASSLPDSRLYALMFRSGVSTANGVDEDSGRGVGMDIVREWVKEVNGKINVESQPGLNTKIIINFDAL; encoded by the coding sequence ATGTCTCAAGATACCATATTAGCGTCTCAAAAATTAGGTGTTGCCAAGTATCGATCCTTGGTTTTGCTGTCAGTGGCTTTTTTTGCACTTGTCATCATTTTGTCGGGTTATACCTTCTTTATGTCACAAAGAATTGCAGATGCGACAAAAGAATTGGAGCTTTCTGCCCAACAAACGGTTTTGGTTCAACGTTTGGCTAGAAACTTGTTGGATTTAAATCTGCATTTGCAAACCGCACAAGCACAAAGTGTTGCCCAACAAGACCAACAATTATCTGTGGTTCAAGATAATATTCCTGTTGAGTTGTTGTCACAAACAGCCATTTATCAGCTTGATGCATTAAAAGCAGAGACCCAAGAATTTACTCAGGTTTTGACAGCATTAAAATCAGGAGGTACAGTTACAGATGCCTTAGGTCAAGAAGTGACAGTCAAGGCAATAGATTCTGCTTATTTGCAAAAAGTTTTGACGGATATTGAGGTAATTTGGACGCCATATTTGGGTTTACTAGATAGTTTTGCTAAGGAATCAAAAAATGGTGTTATTGCAAAGCAAACCAGTGATTATTTGGTGGATTATACTCGGTTGTATAGCAGTGCACTACAAGCGGAGACAGCTGACTTTACCAGCTATCGAAATGGCTTGATTCAAAATAGTGCCAATCAACTTAAAATGGTACAGATTGGTGGCATCTCTCTTGCATTTTTGCTATTCTTGGCTATCATATTTGGTTCGCTTCGTCAGTTGTTGCAAGCGGATGAGAAACTTGCGATAGCTCAACGTCAAACAACCAATATTCTAGGTACGGTACAAGAAGGTCTGTTCTTGATTGATAAAAACTTTGTCATCTCGGATGCTCACTCTAAGAATCTAGAAGTCATCTTGGGGCGTAAGGACATCGCTGGCATCACATTGACCGACTTGTTACAAGGCATGGTGGGGCGTGATGATGTTGAAGCGGCCAAGTTGTTTGTTGAACAGCTCTACAACCCTTGGGTGGTGTCGGATTTGATTGGGGATTTGAATCCACTGCGACAAATCAAAGTAAACGTCACGAACGAGCAGGGCGATACGGTGGTCAAATACCTGTCGTTTAGCTTCTTGCGTGTTCAAGAGAGCGAAAACGACGAAGTCGAAGAAATCTTTGTGAGTGTCGTTGATGTAACCGATTCTGTATTGCTTGAAAAAACTTTGGAGAGTGAAAAAGCTCAGCACGACCGTCAGATTGAGATGATCGGGCATATTCTAAACGTGGACATCAACGTGCTAAATCAGTTTATCAACAACACCTATGAGCGTGTGAGCGAGATGAACGAGATTCTAAGAGTTGAAGGTCAGCTACACAATAAAGCCCAAGCCCTGTTTAGAAAAATGCACAGCCTAAAAGGCGAAGCATCTGCCATTAAGATGGGTAGCTTTGTGCGTCTTGCCGAGCAAGGCGAAGAAAATCTGGCGTTTATCCGTAACCAATCAACGGTATCGGGTCAGGACTTTTTGGGCTTTACGGTCATCCTAAATGAAATTTTGGATTTGAACCAATTTGTAGAGAAATTACTACAACGCATCAGTAGCGTTGCCAAAGAGATTGCCCCAGAGCCTGTGACTACAAGCAATGATGTGGTCGTACAAGAAGATGTCGCCAAGCCTTTTTCATCGAGCGAGCGTGAGCGACTCCATGAATATTTTAGCGACTATGCCGACCAAATCGCCGAACGTCAAGGCAAGAAAGTTAAGGTAAACTTAACAGGCTTTGAAGACATTCACATGACCGAAAAGCTCAAAAAATTCTGCCAAGATGTGGGCATTCAACTGCTCAAAAATGCCATCGTGCATGGCATTGAGACCCCTGATGTGCGTGTACAGGCAGGCAAAAGTGACGTGGGTAAAATCACGTTAATGCTCCTAAAATACGGCAATCAGCTACGCATGAGTATGATTGACGATGGGGCAGGCGTGGATTTGCAAAAACTGCGTCAAAAAGCCGTTGAGATGAATCTCATGAGTGCCGAACAAGCATCAAGCCTGCCCGACAGCCGTCTATATGCTCTCATGTTCCGCTCTGGTGTCTCAACCGCCAATGGTGTGGATGAAGACAGTGGGCGTGGTGTGGGCATGGACATCGTGCGTGAGTGGGTCAAAGAAGTCAATGGTAAGATTAACGTGGAGAGTCAGCCGGGACTGAACACGAAAATCATCATTAACTTTGATGCACTATAA
- a CDS encoding proline--tRNA ligase has protein sequence MKASQFTLATLRNTPSDADIISAQLMIKAGLIRKLASGLYVWMPTGLRVLKRVEKIVREEMERISAQELLMPVTQPGELWQESGRWEDYGAELLRFKDRHSRDFVLGPTHEEVITDIARGELKSYKQLPATYYQIQTKFRDEIRPRFGVMRAREFTMKDAYSFHIDKDSLAKTYQDFYEAYTRIFTRLGLDFRAVQADTGSIGGFASHEFHVLADSGEDDIAFSTESDYSANVELAEAVCTATRQSPSEPRTDVDTPNMPTCEEVAEHLGIELSRTVKTLIVKGSYSEDTPDMPKLVALVLRGDHTLNELKAEKLPQIKAPLEMASEDEMKEAGLIKGYISVDLAKYGIPVIADRSASVMADFVSGANVADKHTTGMNWERDAVYADVADIRNVVDGDPSPDGKGVLQIKRGIEVGHIFQLGDKYSHALNCAVLGKEGKPVTLMMGCYGIGVSRIISASLEQNHDDKGILWADTPDPADNIAPFYVAVVPMKSKDGSAEAKADELYNTLKDKGVNVLLDDRDERAGVKFADLELIGIPHRIVVSERNLAEGKYEYAKRGCDDKELLGLDEVLAKF, from the coding sequence ATGAAAGCCAGTCAATTCACCCTAGCCACCCTTCGCAACACCCCAAGCGATGCCGACATCATCTCTGCCCAGCTTATGATAAAAGCAGGACTCATTCGCAAACTTGCCTCAGGCTTGTATGTGTGGATGCCAACAGGCTTGCGTGTGCTAAAACGAGTGGAAAAAATCGTCCGTGAAGAGATGGAACGCATCAGTGCCCAAGAGCTACTTATGCCCGTCACCCAACCTGGCGAACTGTGGCAAGAGAGTGGGCGTTGGGAAGATTATGGGGCGGAGCTACTTCGCTTTAAAGACCGCCATAGCCGTGATTTTGTGCTAGGACCTACCCACGAAGAAGTCATCACCGACATCGCTCGTGGCGAATTAAAAAGCTACAAACAGCTCCCTGCCACTTATTATCAAATCCAAACCAAATTCCGTGATGAGATTCGCCCACGTTTTGGGGTGATGAGAGCAAGGGAATTTACCATGAAAGACGCCTATTCTTTTCATATTGATAAAGACAGCCTTGCCAAGACTTATCAAGACTTTTATGAAGCCTACACTCGCATTTTTACCCGTTTGGGGCTTGATTTTAGGGCGGTGCAAGCGGACACGGGGTCTATTGGCGGATTTGCCAGTCATGAATTTCACGTCCTAGCCGACAGCGGAGAAGACGACATCGCATTTAGCACCGAGTCGGATTATTCAGCCAACGTAGAGCTTGCCGAAGCCGTCTGCACCGCCACACGCCAGTCCCCAAGTGAGCCACGCACGGACGTAGATACGCCAAATATGCCCACTTGTGAAGAAGTGGCAGAGCATTTGGGCATTGAGCTATCACGCACGGTAAAAACGCTCATCGTCAAAGGCTCGTATTCAGAAGACACGCCCGATATGCCAAAACTTGTCGCCCTTGTCCTGCGTGGCGACCACACCCTAAACGAGCTAAAAGCGGAGAAGTTGCCCCAAATCAAAGCACCGCTAGAAATGGCAAGCGAAGATGAGATGAAAGAAGCAGGTCTCATCAAAGGCTATATCAGCGTGGACTTGGCAAAATATGGCATACCTGTCATCGCTGATAGAAGTGCGTCCGTCATGGCGGATTTTGTGAGTGGGGCAAATGTGGCAGACAAACACACCACAGGCATGAACTGGGAGCGTGATGCAGTCTATGCAGACGTTGCCGACATTCGCAACGTGGTGGACGGCGACCCAAGCCCTGACGGCAAAGGCGTGCTACAAATCAAGCGTGGCATTGAAGTCGGACACATCTTTCAGCTTGGCGATAAATACTCGCACGCCCTAAACTGTGCCGTCCTTGGTAAAGAAGGCAAGCCTGTTACGCTCATGATGGGCTGTTATGGCATTGGCGTGAGCCGTATCATCTCGGCAAGCCTAGAACAAAACCACGATGATAAGGGCATTTTGTGGGCGGACACGCCAGACCCTGCCGACAACATCGCCCCATTCTATGTGGCGGTCGTCCCCATGAAATCCAAAGACGGCTCGGCAGAAGCCAAAGCAGACGAGCTGTACAACACCCTAAAAGACAAAGGCGTAAACGTCCTATTAGACGACAGAGACGAGCGGGCGGGCGTGAAATTTGCCGATTTGGAGCTTATTGGTATCCCACACCGCATTGTCGTGTCCGAGCGTAACCTTGCTGAGGGCAAATACGAATACGCCAAGCGTGGGTGTGATGATAAGGAGCTGTTGGGGCTTGATGAAGTGCTTGCGAAGTTTTGA
- a CDS encoding MliC family protein, whose product MKKLALVLTAVALALTGCNNAKTLNQTATSAVVLPDYQPFSKVFSCENGMTPSLYYPNDNQVELTLQGATTTLNAATRGSGSRYVSNTGIFGHGGEWHEKGDMAIFSYPGVHGTAEVSCTAQ is encoded by the coding sequence ATGAAAAAACTTGCATTAGTACTAACGGCTGTTGCTCTTGCACTAACAGGCTGTAACAACGCCAAAACACTTAACCAAACTGCCACATCAGCGGTTGTTTTGCCAGATTATCAACCATTTTCCAAGGTTTTCTCGTGTGAGAACGGCATGACCCCATCTTTATACTATCCCAATGACAACCAAGTTGAACTGACCTTGCAAGGTGCGACCACTACTCTAAATGCTGCAACGAGAGGGTCAGGCTCACGTTACGTCTCAAATACTGGCATCTTCGGTCATGGTGGCGAATGGCATGAAAAAGGCGACATGGCAATATTTAGTTATCCAGGCGTACACGGCACAGCTGAGGTAAGCTGTACTGCACAATAA
- a CDS encoding ATP/GTP-binding protein translates to MQRLKIVFSGPMGAGKTQAISSLSDIPVVSTEVMNTDLDTNAKLLTTVGMDYGELTIDGGASIGLYGTPGQERFNFIWPILSQGALGVVILIDHSAPDPVADLAHYLKTFDGIYDGRIVLGISQVDKMPEREFSIYRDYLASIGRNLPLFPVDMRKREDVLLLVESIIASLEQS, encoded by the coding sequence ATGCAACGTCTTAAAATCGTATTTAGTGGCCCTATGGGTGCAGGTAAGACCCAAGCCATCTCTAGTCTCTCTGACATTCCTGTGGTCTCAACCGAGGTCATGAATACCGACCTTGATACCAACGCCAAGCTTTTGACTACAGTCGGCATGGACTATGGCGAGCTGACCATTGATGGCGGGGCAAGCATCGGTCTGTACGGCACCCCGGGGCAGGAGCGTTTTAACTTCATCTGGCCCATCCTATCCCAAGGTGCTTTGGGCGTGGTGATTTTGATTGATCATTCGGCGCCTGATCCTGTGGCGGATTTAGCACACTATTTAAAGACCTTTGATGGCATTTATGATGGTCGTATCGTGCTGGGTATCAGTCAAGTGGACAAAATGCCCGAGCGTGAATTCTCCATTTATCGTGATTATCTAGCGAGCATTGGGCGTAACTTACCACTATTCCCTGTGGACATGCGTAAACGTGAAGATGTCTTGTTGCTCGTTGAGAGTATCATCGCTAGCCTAGAACAGTCTTGA
- a CDS encoding DUF3817 domain-containing protein yields MMTKLLRLVSFLEGVSFILLLGIAMPLKYMMGKPFLVLYAGMFHGVMFVLFIVLLLLACQVKGWSLKVFVIGLVASVLPFVPFWFERYIHKLELADAKLLDATQMSKKP; encoded by the coding sequence ATCATGACAAAGTTATTGCGTTTGGTGAGTTTTTTGGAGGGGGTATCCTTCATCCTGCTTTTGGGGATTGCCATGCCTTTAAAGTACATGATGGGCAAGCCATTTTTGGTATTATATGCAGGCATGTTCCATGGGGTGATGTTTGTGTTGTTTATTGTGCTGCTACTTTTGGCGTGTCAGGTAAAGGGCTGGTCATTAAAAGTTTTTGTCATCGGACTTGTGGCTTCTGTTTTGCCATTTGTTCCATTTTGGTTTGAAAGATACATTCATAAGCTAGAACTGGCAGATGCCAAACTGCTAGATGCGACACAGATGAGTAAAAAGCCCTGA
- a CDS encoding OST-HTH/LOTUS domain-containing protein, with the protein MERDLRKKPSFAKVLKIVHDVIIDYRGLNEWTSINLLAIEIAKRNPDLNPRIFGYQNIQEIIKAIDSKYFELDTDKTQIKLLSIKEK; encoded by the coding sequence TTGGAAAGAGATTTAAGGAAAAAACCCAGTTTCGCCAAGGTGCTAAAAATCGTTCATGATGTGATAATAGATTATCGTGGTTTAAATGAGTGGACTTCTATCAATCTTTTAGCAATTGAGATTGCTAAAAGAAACCCAGATTTGAATCCTAGAATTTTTGGCTATCAAAATATTCAAGAAATTATCAAAGCCATCGACAGTAAATATTTTGAATTAGATACAGATAAAACACAAATTAAACTGCTATCAATAAAAGAGAAATAA
- a CDS encoding response regulator, with translation MAYRLMIVDDSNIIRNRIERCFAGSDIEIVATANNGVDAVLKFDEFRPDFITMDLTMPQMDGLECIKRIVGKGTGVSILVVSALSDRMTALQALQIGARGFIYKPFNDEELIAGMQRLIELSAKAKK, from the coding sequence ATGGCTTATCGTCTGATGATTGTTGATGATTCTAATATTATTCGTAACCGCATTGAGCGTTGTTTTGCAGGCAGTGACATTGAGATTGTGGCGACTGCCAATAACGGTGTGGATGCGGTGTTAAAATTTGATGAATTTCGTCCTGATTTTATCACCATGGATTTGACCATGCCACAGATGGATGGGCTTGAATGCATCAAGCGTATCGTGGGCAAAGGAACGGGCGTGAGTATTTTGGTCGTCTCGGCACTCTCTGACCGCATGACAGCACTACAAGCCTTGCAAATCGGGGCAAGGGGCTTTATCTACAAGCCGTTTAATGACGAAGAGCTGATTGCGGGCATGCAACGCTTGATTGAGCTTAGTGCCAAAGCTAAGAAATGA
- a CDS encoding roadblock/LC7 domain-containing protein: MSLSPFKLDSNRVKPAEQFVALSKEVLHELVHSTTGVDGVLLASTDGFEVSSIFQKNYDGNKLSAVGSSILALVQALTAEAQLTGCRSVILDAENGKIMISAVPNVNQPMILIVVTKQQVLLGQIMHAMNKTTARLVELDGQYHGK, encoded by the coding sequence ATGAGCCTTAGTCCTTTTAAATTGGATTCTAATCGTGTCAAGCCTGCTGAGCAATTTGTGGCACTTTCAAAAGAAGTGCTTCATGAGTTGGTGCATTCTACCACAGGCGTAGATGGTGTATTACTGGCATCGACCGATGGTTTTGAAGTATCATCTATCTTTCAAAAAAACTATGATGGCAATAAACTCTCAGCAGTCGGTTCATCCATCTTGGCACTGGTACAAGCCTTAACTGCCGAGGCTCAGCTGACTGGGTGTCGTTCGGTGATTTTGGATGCTGAAAATGGCAAAATTATGATTAGTGCGGTGCCAAATGTCAATCAGCCCATGATTTTGATTGTGGTTACCAAACAGCAGGTTCTGCTCGGGCAAATCATGCACGCCATGAATAAGACAACTGCTCGCTTGGTAGAGCTCGATGGTCAATATCACGGTAAATAA
- the topA gene encoding type I DNA topoisomerase, translating into MADTPVSGKGKALVIVESPAKAKTINKYLGSGYIVRSSVGHVRDLPVSGTGKAEKADESGLSREQKAYNALVRRMGVNPENGWQAHYEILPNKTKVIKELKALAKEADTIYLATDLDREGEAIAWHLKEVIGGADSKYSRVVFNEITKSAITEAFKHPSSLNYNRVNAQQARRFLDRVVGFMVSPLLWAKVARGLSAGRVQSVATRLVVEKEREIRAFTPTEYWQIHADTLSSSKENIYLEAVRQNGKELSLANEKEAMAVVDILNNNPFIVSDREQKPTQSKPSAPFITSTLQQSASTRLGFNVKKTMMLAQRLYEAGYITYMRTDSTFLSADALSSVRTYIETNYGSQYLPKSPNVYGNKQNAQEAHEAIRPSDVAVLSAHLKDMERDAQRLYELIWRQFVACQMPPAQYLSMTLTVSSGNVELKAKGRVMTFDGYTKAQPPAKSDDVLLPDVKVGESLGVNEIIPSQHFTKPPARYTEASLVKELEKRGIGRPSTYASIISTIQERGYVRTENKRLFAEKMGDIVTDRLTGSFPDLMDYTFTANLENKLDHVAEGDVDYKAVLDEFYGDFKGKLETAKAKDGMKPNDPTDVPDVHCDLCGRPMQIRTGGTGVFLGCTGYNLPPKERCKGTKNLMAVEAFANQTADDESDEILSLLEKKRCPKCHTAMDGYIVDGGLKLHVCGNNPDCDGYLLEKGVFETHKGNDAPTIDCDKCDGQMELKTGRFGAYFACQKCDNTRKVQKDGQPAPPRMTPILMPHLRSVRFDDHYILREGAAGLFLAASKFPKIRETRPPKVAELQAIQGELDPKFHYLLSAPTADNDGNPTILRWSRKNAEQYVGSEKDGKATKFALVWRDGAWVSE; encoded by the coding sequence ATGGCGGACACCCCCGTGTCAGGCAAAGGCAAAGCCCTAGTTATCGTGGAATCCCCTGCCAAAGCCAAAACCATTAACAAATATCTAGGCTCGGGCTATATCGTGCGGTCTAGCGTGGGTCATGTGCGTGATTTGCCTGTGTCAGGGACGGGCAAAGCCGAAAAAGCGGACGAGTCGGGACTGTCTCGTGAACAAAAGGCGTATAACGCTCTGGTTCGCCGTATGGGGGTCAATCCTGAGAACGGCTGGCAGGCTCATTATGAGATTTTGCCCAACAAAACCAAAGTCATCAAAGAGTTAAAAGCCCTTGCCAAAGAGGCGGACACCATTTATCTGGCAACGGACTTAGACCGTGAGGGGGAGGCGATTGCGTGGCATTTAAAGGAAGTCATCGGCGGAGCGGACAGCAAATACAGCCGTGTGGTGTTTAACGAGATTACCAAATCCGCCATTACCGAAGCCTTTAAGCACCCCAGTAGCTTAAATTACAACCGTGTAAACGCCCAGCAAGCACGCCGTTTTCTTGACCGTGTGGTTGGTTTTATGGTGTCGCCCCTACTGTGGGCAAAGGTCGCTCGTGGCTTGTCGGCAGGGCGTGTGCAGTCGGTTGCCACTCGCCTTGTCGTAGAAAAAGAGCGTGAGATTCGTGCCTTTACGCCCACCGAATATTGGCAAATTCATGCCGATACATTAAGCAGTTCAAAAGAAAACATTTATCTAGAAGCCGTCCGCCAAAATGGCAAAGAGTTAAGCCTTGCCAATGAGAAAGAAGCTATGGCGGTGGTTGATATTTTAAATAATAACCCCTTTATCGTGTCCGACCGTGAGCAAAAGCCCACCCAGTCCAAGCCGTCCGCTCCCTTTATCACGTCCACCTTACAGCAGTCGGCAAGCACACGCCTTGGCTTTAACGTCAAAAAAACGATGATGCTCGCCCAACGCCTGTACGAAGCAGGCTATATCACTTATATGCGTACCGACAGCACGTTTTTGAGTGCGGACGCTTTATCAAGTGTACGAACGTACATTGAAACCAATTACGGCAGTCAATATTTGCCAAAATCGCCCAACGTCTATGGCAACAAACAAAACGCCCAAGAAGCCCACGAAGCCATTCGTCCGTCTGATGTGGCAGTCTTGTCCGCTCATCTAAAAGACATGGAGCGAGATGCCCAAAGGCTTTATGAGCTGATTTGGCGACAGTTTGTGGCGTGTCAAATGCCCCCTGCCCAGTACCTATCCATGACCTTGACCGTGTCGTCTGGCAATGTGGAATTAAAGGCAAAAGGGCGTGTCATGACCTTTGACGGCTACACCAAAGCCCAGCCCCCTGCCAAAAGCGATGACGTGCTACTGCCTGATGTCAAAGTGGGTGAGAGTTTGGGGGTAAACGAGATTATCCCAAGCCAGCACTTTACCAAACCGCCAGCTCGCTATACCGAAGCCAGCCTTGTCAAAGAGCTTGAAAAACGTGGCATTGGGCGACCGTCTACCTATGCGTCTATCATCTCCACCATTCAAGAGCGTGGCTATGTCCGCACCGAAAACAAACGCCTATTTGCCGAAAAAATGGGCGACATTGTAACCGACCGCTTGACAGGCAGTTTCCCTGATTTAATGGATTACACTTTTACCGCCAATTTGGAAAACAAACTTGACCATGTGGCAGAGGGCGATGTGGATTATAAGGCGGTGCTGGATGAATTTTATGGCGATTTTAAGGGCAAATTAGAAACCGCCAAAGCCAAAGACGGCATGAAACCCAACGACCCCACCGATGTCCCTGATGTGCATTGCGATTTGTGCGGTCGCCCCATGCAGATTCGTACAGGCGGTACGGGCGTGTTTTTGGGCTGTACAGGCTATAACTTACCGCCAAAAGAACGCTGTAAAGGCACAAAAAATCTCATGGCGGTAGAAGCCTTTGCCAATCAGACGGCAGACGATGAGTCGGACGAGATTTTGTCGTTATTAGAAAAAAAGCGTTGCCCAAAATGCCACACGGCAATGGACGGCTATATCGTGGATGGGGGATTAAAGTTGCATGTTTGTGGTAATAACCCCGATTGCGATGGGTATTTGCTAGAAAAAGGCGTGTTTGAAACCCACAAAGGCAATGACGCACCAACCATTGACTGCGACAAATGCGATGGGCAAATGGAGCTAAAAACGGGGCGATTTGGGGCGTATTTTGCTTGCCAAAAATGCGACAACACCCGTAAAGTCCAAAAAGACGGACAACCTGCACCGCCACGCATGACGCCCATTTTAATGCCACATTTACGTTCAGTACGGTTTGATGACCATTATATCTTGCGAGAAGGAGCGGCTGGGCTGTTTTTGGCAGCGAGCAAGTTCCCCAAAATCCGTGAAACTCGTCCGCCCAAAGTGGCAGAATTGCAAGCCATACAAGGCGAGCTTGATCCCAAATTCCACTATCTACTATCCGCCCCCACAGCTGACAATGACGGCAATCCGACTATTTTAAGATGGTCTCGCAAAAATGCCGAGCAATATGTTGGCTCAGAAAAGGACGGTAAGGCGACCAAGTTTGCGTTGGTGTGGAGAGATGGGGCTTGGGTGAGTGAGTGA